One genomic region from Methanonatronarchaeum thermophilum encodes:
- a CDS encoding hydrogenase maturation protease: protein MNPKEKIMEIVEGRNCILVCGIGNDIKGDDAVGPYIISQVKETGWIKTLDCGKNPEAYIKNIVEINPDLLILIDSTKFNGKPGDLIITQASEIEKKTISSHRMPIPVFNEILHERINNLDIYLIGIQPKQIILGKEISKPVKTTAKTVIEIINNIKQQ from the coding sequence ATGAATCCTAAAGAAAAAATAATGGAAATTGTGGAAGGTAGGAACTGTATTTTAGTCTGTGGAATTGGAAATGACATCAAAGGCGATGACGCTGTAGGCCCCTACATCATAAGCCAAGTTAAAGAAACCGGGTGGATTAAAACACTTGATTGTGGTAAAAACCCCGAAGCTTACATAAAAAATATTGTTGAAATAAATCCAGACCTATTAATATTGATAGATTCCACCAAATTCAATGGAAAGCCTGGTGATTTAATTATAACACAAGCAAGTGAGATCGAGAAGAAAACAATATCATCTCATAGAATGCCTATACCCGTATTTAATGAAATACTGCATGAACGCATCAACAATCTAGATATATATCTAATCGGAATACAGCCAAAACAGATCATCTTAGGGAAAGAAATATCAAAACCGGTTAAAACAACAGCAAAAACAGTAATAGAAATAATAAACAATATAAAACAACAATAA
- the argJ gene encoding bifunctional glutamate N-acetyltransferase/amino-acid acetyltransferase ArgJ, giving the protein MSEKGICSVKGVKAYGFKDGKNGIAVISTPGRCVGTFTKNKVQAAPVVYSQNLLNEDPGIDNIIVNSGCANAFTGERGLKDARWMSKQMEGRNLVCSTGKIGSYLNRDWIQTAVEKAVRNIDTENGGIEAAKAIMTTDTEVKSIKIERDNYTVAGIAKGAGMIEPDMATMLAFIFTDIEIPQKEMENNFTKAVDNTFNMVVVDGDTSTNDTALLISTGKAEAEYTKNKKQVWKDIENVCKELAKKIAEDGEGSTKLIELSITNAKTEQEARKAAKTVLNSPLVKTAIYGEDPNFGRIVAALGRSKTNFHPEQIEIKINGKTVVKQGTINIDKEITEELKEKTIKIQINLNNGNAEIKGWGCDLTPEYIKINAEY; this is encoded by the coding sequence ATGAGTGAAAAAGGTATCTGTAGTGTTAAAGGCGTAAAGGCATATGGATTTAAAGATGGTAAAAACGGTATAGCAGTTATCTCTACACCTGGTAGGTGTGTTGGCACCTTCACCAAAAACAAGGTTCAGGCGGCTCCAGTTGTATATTCTCAAAACCTATTGAATGAAGACCCAGGAATCGATAACATAATCGTTAATAGTGGTTGTGCAAACGCTTTCACAGGGGAACGAGGATTAAAAGATGCTAGATGGATGTCGAAACAGATGGAAGGCCGAAACCTTGTTTGCTCAACAGGTAAGATAGGGAGTTATTTAAACCGTGACTGGATTCAAACTGCGGTGGAAAAGGCAGTTAGAAACATTGATACAGAAAATGGTGGAATTGAAGCTGCTAAGGCAATAATGACCACAGACACCGAAGTTAAATCGATAAAAATAGAGAGAGACAACTACACAGTAGCTGGGATAGCGAAAGGAGCTGGAATGATAGAGCCAGATATGGCAACAATGCTCGCATTCATATTCACAGACATAGAAATACCGCAAAAAGAAATGGAAAACAATTTCACAAAGGCAGTTGACAACACATTCAACATGGTGGTTGTTGACGGCGATACAAGCACCAACGATACAGCCCTACTAATATCTACTGGAAAAGCAGAGGCCGAGTACACAAAAAACAAAAAACAGGTATGGAAAGACATAGAGAACGTATGTAAAGAACTGGCCAAAAAAATAGCTGAAGACGGAGAAGGATCAACAAAACTCATAGAACTATCTATAACCAACGCAAAAACCGAACAAGAAGCCCGAAAAGCAGCTAAAACCGTATTGAACTCACCTCTTGTAAAAACAGCAATATATGGTGAAGACCCAAACTTCGGACGAATAGTAGCTGCATTGGGACGTTCAAAAACTAATTTCCATCCCGAACAAATCGAAATAAAAATAAATGGAAAAACCGTTGTAAAACAAGGAACCATTAACATCGATAAAGAAATCACCGAAGAACTCAAGGAAAAAACAATAAAAATCCAGATCAACCTGAATAACGGAAACGCAGAAATAAAAGGATGGGGCTGCGACCTAACACCAGAATACATCAAAATAAACGCTGAATACTGA
- a CDS encoding aldehyde ferredoxin oxidoreductase family protein translates to MTEKILRVDMDSGDVSFEDVPDEYDAYAGRALTSNVIADEVDPQCHPLGPNNKLVFSSGLITGTSAPSTGRLSVGAKSPLTGGIKESNVGTDFSQALKKLQIRGIVVEGQSDEYKLLKIDKDGVDLVSAEEWSGVGLYQAFEDLNSEFGDVSVCGVGIAAEISGFNSGIAFNDPEGMSTRYAGRGGLGAVMASRGLKYIVVDDADAPGVEIEDRELFKKGRKKVVDGLQEHDVTKPDGALPNYGTSVLINIVNEVGALPINNFSEGQSEKAEKVSGEKKAEEIEKRGGVNPHTCSPGCIIRCSEVWTKEDGSDPVGVLEYESVWALGPNCGIYDLDIIGELNRKCNDLGMDTIETGATLAVAMDGGLIDFGDGEAALELLEEVKENTALGKLIVNGAKFTGDALGVTRIPVVKGQAMPAYDPRAVKGIGITYATSTMGADHTAGYSICQEVLGVGGKRDPLEIENKTDLSREMQATTAAIDSVGHCLFTAFALLDIDEALEGVIEEVNGVLGTDMTVEDIPEYGMDVLKTEREFNKAAGMTKQNDRIPEFMREEKLPPHNEVFDVSDEQLDSVHN, encoded by the coding sequence ATGACGGAAAAAATTCTTCGTGTTGATATGGATAGTGGTGATGTCAGTTTTGAAGATGTTCCTGATGAGTACGATGCATATGCTGGTAGGGCTTTAACCTCAAATGTGATTGCTGATGAAGTTGATCCTCAGTGTCATCCGTTAGGGCCGAACAACAAGTTAGTTTTTTCTTCTGGGTTGATAACGGGAACTAGCGCTCCTTCGACTGGAAGGCTTTCTGTTGGGGCTAAATCTCCTTTGACGGGTGGTATTAAAGAATCAAATGTAGGGACTGATTTCAGTCAGGCGTTGAAGAAACTTCAGATACGTGGTATTGTTGTTGAAGGCCAGTCTGACGAATATAAGTTGTTGAAGATTGATAAAGATGGTGTTGATTTAGTTTCTGCTGAGGAATGGTCTGGAGTTGGATTATATCAAGCTTTTGAGGACTTAAATAGTGAGTTTGGTGATGTTAGTGTCTGTGGTGTTGGCATTGCTGCAGAAATATCTGGATTTAACTCTGGAATCGCTTTCAATGATCCTGAGGGAATGTCAACAAGATATGCAGGTCGTGGTGGATTAGGAGCTGTTATGGCATCTCGAGGTTTGAAATACATAGTGGTCGATGACGCTGATGCGCCTGGTGTTGAGATAGAAGATAGGGAGTTGTTCAAAAAGGGCCGTAAAAAAGTTGTAGACGGTTTACAGGAACATGATGTTACCAAGCCTGATGGTGCTTTACCAAACTATGGAACAAGTGTTCTAATAAATATTGTAAATGAAGTTGGTGCTTTACCTATAAACAACTTCTCTGAAGGACAGAGTGAGAAGGCTGAGAAGGTTAGTGGTGAAAAAAAAGCTGAAGAGATTGAAAAAAGAGGTGGGGTAAACCCTCATACATGTAGTCCAGGCTGTATAATCCGATGTTCTGAAGTTTGGACAAAGGAAGACGGGTCAGATCCTGTTGGAGTACTAGAGTATGAATCTGTCTGGGCTTTAGGACCAAACTGCGGTATATATGACTTAGATATTATAGGTGAGTTAAACCGTAAATGCAATGACCTCGGAATGGATACGATAGAAACAGGAGCAACATTAGCAGTAGCCATGGATGGAGGTTTAATAGATTTCGGTGATGGAGAAGCAGCTTTAGAGTTACTAGAAGAGGTTAAAGAAAACACAGCTCTAGGTAAACTTATAGTTAATGGAGCCAAGTTTACTGGAGATGCTTTAGGTGTTACAAGGATTCCAGTAGTTAAAGGCCAAGCAATGCCTGCATATGACCCTAGAGCTGTTAAAGGAATTGGAATAACATACGCAACATCAACAATGGGAGCAGATCACACAGCTGGATACTCAATTTGCCAGGAAGTGTTAGGTGTTGGTGGTAAAAGAGACCCACTTGAAATCGAAAATAAAACGGATCTTTCAAGGGAAATGCAAGCAACAACAGCAGCTATAGACTCGGTTGGACACTGTTTGTTCACGGCATTCGCATTACTGGATATCGATGAAGCTTTGGAAGGAGTTATAGAAGAAGTAAACGGTGTTTTAGGAACCGATATGACTGTTGAAGATATACCGGAATATGGAATGGATGTCTTAAAAACGGAGAGAGAGTTTAATAAAGCAGCTGGTATGACAAAACAAAACGATAGAATTCCAGAGTTTATGAGGGAAGAAAAACTACCACCACACAATGAGGTCTTCGACGTATCCGATGAACAACTTGACAGTGTTCACAACTAA
- a CDS encoding DNA-directed RNA polymerase subunit D codes for MNIDVREFTPQKIEFILENTTPAKANSLRRTLISEVPTLAAEDIKIYENSSIMTDEMLALRIGLTPLKTQIDEFELPENCECGGEGCSACKTTLILGGEGPTTLYSGDLKTEDGVEIPDKKIPLVKLYEGQEVILEAEAKLGKGKDHTKWQPAVACGYKGYPIQKITDECDNCGDCVEICPRNVYKLENNKLQIQNPEACSLCSLCVQECHTDAITVTDDKNKFIFNFETDESLTPTEITTKATEILTKKLQGFKETLNQ; via the coding sequence ATGAACATCGATGTAAGAGAATTTACCCCACAAAAAATCGAATTCATACTAGAAAACACAACACCAGCCAAAGCCAACAGCCTACGAAGAACATTAATATCCGAAGTACCAACACTCGCAGCAGAAGACATCAAAATATACGAAAACTCATCAATAATGACAGACGAAATGCTAGCACTAAGAATAGGCCTAACACCCCTAAAAACACAAATAGACGAATTCGAACTACCAGAAAACTGCGAATGCGGAGGAGAAGGATGCTCCGCATGCAAAACAACCCTAATACTAGGAGGCGAAGGCCCAACCACACTATACTCAGGAGACCTAAAAACCGAAGACGGAGTAGAAATACCAGACAAAAAAATACCACTCGTCAAACTATACGAAGGCCAAGAAGTCATACTAGAAGCCGAAGCAAAACTCGGAAAAGGAAAAGACCACACAAAATGGCAGCCAGCAGTCGCATGCGGATACAAAGGATATCCAATACAAAAAATAACAGACGAATGCGACAACTGCGGCGACTGCGTCGAAATATGCCCACGAAACGTATACAAACTAGAAAACAACAAACTCCAAATACAAAACCCAGAAGCCTGCAGCCTATGCAGCCTATGCGTCCAAGAATGCCACACCGACGCAATAACCGTAACAGACGACAAAAACAAATTCATATTCAACTTTGAAACCGACGAATCACTAACACCAACCGAAATAACAACAAAAGCAACAGAAATACTCACAAAAAAACTACAAGGATTCAAAGAAACACTAAACCAATAA
- the moaC gene encoding cyclic pyranopterin monophosphate synthase MoaC → MTDFSHLKNGKASMVDISNKTNVKRTATAEGEIKLKKTTIEAIKNKEIEKGNVLNTARIAGIQAIKKTPENIPLCHPIPITGIDIDFKTKKDKIKTIVTVKTIGKTGVEMEAVNGATTTLLTILDMVKSAEKNKHGEYPTTKIENIKITKKTKVDLND, encoded by the coding sequence ATGACTGATTTTTCACACTTAAAAAACGGAAAGGCCAGTATGGTCGATATAAGCAACAAAACCAACGTCAAACGAACGGCGACCGCCGAAGGTGAGATCAAACTAAAAAAAACTACCATAGAAGCAATCAAAAACAAAGAAATAGAGAAAGGAAACGTACTGAACACAGCAAGGATAGCCGGAATCCAAGCAATCAAAAAAACACCAGAAAACATCCCCCTATGCCATCCAATACCGATAACAGGAATCGACATAGATTTCAAAACAAAAAAAGACAAAATCAAAACAATAGTAACCGTAAAAACCATCGGTAAAACCGGAGTTGAGATGGAAGCAGTAAACGGAGCAACAACAACCCTCCTAACAATACTAGACATGGTGAAATCCGCAGAAAAAAATAAACACGGAGAATACCCCACCACCAAAATCGAAAACATTAAAATCACCAAAAAAACAAAGGTCGATTTAAATGACTAA
- the tmk gene encoding dTMP kinase translates to MKGKLITVEGIDGSGKSSLVQKLGERFKEETDKQVLLTKEPTDSWLGDSVREGLKREVDPLSEAFLFTADHIHHVRETIEPALKEGNIIISDRYSDSFYAYQGTTLQGELENPINYLTDLRKDFTIIPDITVLLDIDPETSVKRIKHDQIKFENKKFLKKVTEKYNSIANKDTNRFIRINANQEIDQITEKAFQLIKNQLDL, encoded by the coding sequence ATGAAAGGTAAATTGATTACTGTTGAAGGAATTGATGGTTCTGGTAAAAGTTCATTGGTCCAGAAACTTGGGGAACGTTTCAAAGAGGAGACAGATAAACAGGTTTTATTAACGAAAGAACCTACAGACTCTTGGTTAGGAGACTCAGTTAGAGAGGGATTGAAGAGAGAAGTTGACCCTCTTTCAGAGGCCTTCCTATTCACTGCGGACCACATACATCACGTACGGGAAACGATAGAGCCCGCGTTAAAGGAAGGTAATATCATTATCTCTGATAGATACAGTGATAGTTTCTATGCATACCAAGGAACAACTCTCCAGGGAGAACTTGAAAACCCAATCAATTACCTAACCGATCTACGAAAAGACTTCACTATAATTCCTGACATAACCGTACTACTAGATATCGATCCGGAGACCTCTGTTAAACGTATCAAACACGATCAAATAAAATTTGAAAACAAAAAATTTCTAAAAAAAGTAACTGAAAAATACAACAGTATAGCTAATAAAGATACCAATAGGTTCATTAGAATAAACGCAAACCAAGAAATCGATCAAATCACAGAAAAAGCATTTCAACTAATAAAAAACCAACTAGACCTCTAA
- a CDS encoding 30S ribosomal protein S11: MSDKRWAVAHVYASFNNTLVTITDISGSETIAKSSGGMVVKSDRNESSPYAAMQAAEEAAQKAKNKGITGVHVKIRAPGGNLQKNPGPGSGASIRAFARAGLQIGRIEDVTPVPHDGTRSPGGKRGRRV, translated from the coding sequence ATGAGTGATAAAAGATGGGCAGTCGCCCACGTATACGCAAGCTTCAACAACACATTAGTCACAATCACAGACATAAGCGGAAGCGAAACAATAGCAAAATCCAGCGGTGGAATGGTAGTAAAATCAGATAGAAACGAAAGCTCACCATACGCCGCAATGCAAGCAGCAGAAGAAGCCGCACAAAAAGCCAAAAACAAAGGAATAACAGGAGTACACGTCAAAATACGAGCCCCAGGTGGAAACCTACAAAAAAACCCAGGACCAGGTTCAGGAGCATCAATAAGAGCCTTTGCCAGAGCAGGACTCCAAATCGGAAGAATAGAAGACGTAACACCAGTACCACACGACGGAACCCGCTCCCCAGGCGGCAAAAGGGGTAGGAGAGTATAA
- a CDS encoding cobalamin-dependent protein (Presence of a B(12) (cobalamin)-binding domain implies dependence on cobalamin itself, in one of its several forms, or in some unusual lineages, dependence on a cobalamin-like analog.), with amino-acid sequence MSDEILAKLKEAIETQDIEMAKEWTQKGIDEGMPVKDIIQEGLASGMEKVGDQFEKAEIYLPEVMMAADAMEECMELLRPVLEETGEESGQKATVVIATVEGDIHEIGKKVVASMLRGNGYEVVDLGRDIPVDDFVQAVKDSDADIVGASALMSTTMPEQKRIQQAVEPLGVKTIYGGAPVTQEWVDEDVGGNAYAPNAAAAVKALDEII; translated from the coding sequence ATGTCTGATGAGATTTTGGCGAAGTTGAAGGAAGCTATTGAGACACAGGATATTGAGATGGCGAAGGAGTGGACGCAGAAAGGTATTGATGAGGGCATGCCTGTTAAGGATATTATTCAGGAAGGGCTTGCCAGTGGTATGGAGAAGGTGGGTGATCAGTTTGAGAAGGCTGAGATTTATCTGCCTGAAGTTATGATGGCTGCAGATGCAATGGAAGAATGTATGGAGCTTTTAAGGCCTGTGCTGGAAGAAACAGGTGAAGAGAGCGGTCAGAAAGCAACAGTAGTGATCGCAACAGTTGAAGGCGACATACACGAAATCGGAAAGAAAGTAGTGGCCAGCATGCTAAGAGGAAACGGATACGAAGTAGTCGACCTAGGAAGAGACATACCAGTAGACGACTTCGTACAAGCAGTAAAAGACAGCGACGCAGACATCGTAGGCGCATCAGCACTAATGTCAACAACAATGCCAGAACAAAAAAGAATCCAACAAGCAGTAGAACCACTCGGCGTAAAAACCATCTACGGCGGAGCACCCGTCACCCAAGAATGGGTAGACGAAGACGTAGGCGGAAACGCATACGCACCAAACGCAGCAGCAGCCGTAAAAGCACTAGACGAAATAATCTAA
- the argC gene encoding N-acetyl-gamma-glutamyl-phosphate reductase — MVSVGIIGGTGYTGSELLRFLVNHPKFDVEFATSRSEEGVEIGEYIPSLRGLVDDEFVSPDSSLDADLVFTAVPHTKAMNYVPSFLERGIKVVDLSADYRLPFGVYEEVYEVEHCDVGRKAVYGLTELHRREIKKADLVANPGCYPTGAIFSAYPIKDDVDRILFDSKSGISGAGAKPSSASHFPNLDGNLNPYKVTTHRHQAEMKMVLGGEVHFTPHVIPVVRGIMTTTHVFGCDVDDVKGRYEEFYSGCRFIRVYDDVPKLSSVRGSNYVDIGCFSQEEGRVVIVSAIDNLVKGAAGQAIQNANVMMGLPEDLGLKAIPLSP; from the coding sequence ATGGTTAGTGTTGGTATAATTGGTGGTACTGGATATACTGGGTCTGAGTTGCTTAGGTTTTTAGTGAATCATCCGAAGTTTGATGTTGAGTTTGCGACATCTAGGAGTGAGGAGGGTGTTGAGATTGGGGAGTATATTCCTAGTTTACGTGGATTGGTTGATGATGAGTTTGTTTCACCGGACTCTTCTTTAGATGCGGATCTTGTGTTTACTGCTGTTCCTCATACGAAAGCGATGAACTATGTTCCTTCTTTTTTGGAAAGAGGTATTAAGGTAGTTGATTTGAGTGCTGATTATCGATTGCCGTTCGGTGTTTATGAGGAGGTTTATGAAGTTGAGCATTGTGATGTTGGTAGGAAAGCTGTGTATGGTTTAACTGAATTGCATCGAAGGGAGATCAAGAAAGCAGATTTGGTTGCTAATCCAGGGTGTTATCCTACTGGAGCTATTTTTTCTGCATATCCAATTAAGGATGATGTTGATAGAATATTGTTCGATTCTAAATCGGGGATTTCCGGAGCTGGAGCGAAACCAAGTTCTGCATCTCATTTTCCAAATCTTGATGGAAACTTGAATCCATATAAGGTTACTACACATAGGCATCAAGCAGAGATGAAGATGGTTCTTGGAGGTGAAGTGCATTTCACTCCGCATGTTATACCTGTGGTTCGGGGTATAATGACTACAACACACGTTTTCGGTTGTGATGTAGATGATGTTAAAGGTAGGTATGAAGAGTTCTATAGTGGCTGTAGGTTTATCCGTGTTTATGATGATGTTCCTAAATTAAGTTCTGTTAGGGGGTCGAACTACGTCGATATTGGTTGTTTCAGTCAGGAGGAAGGTCGTGTTGTCATTGTTTCAGCTATAGATAACCTTGTTAAAGGAGCTGCTGGCCAAGCCATCCAGAATGCGAATGTAATGATGGGTTTACCCGAGGATTTAGGGCTTAAAGCTATACCTCTCTCCCCATAA
- a CDS encoding 30S ribosomal protein S4, whose product MGSPKKNKKTYETPPHPWQQLRMEDESRLIQEYGLKNKKEIWKAESNLRNYRRKARELLAEVGRATETSKGVKKEKQEFLDKLKRYGLVSQDGTLDDVLGLKVRDILDRRLQSIVNKKGYARTPKQARQFIVHGHIALNGQRVTIPSYLVKTTEENQISYSHTSPMKNEAHPERIEKVEEEL is encoded by the coding sequence ATGGGAAGCCCTAAGAAAAACAAAAAAACATACGAAACACCACCACATCCATGGCAACAACTAAGAATGGAAGACGAATCCAGATTAATACAAGAATACGGACTAAAAAACAAAAAAGAAATCTGGAAAGCAGAAAGCAACCTAAGAAACTACAGAAGAAAAGCAAGAGAACTACTAGCGGAAGTAGGTAGAGCCACAGAAACATCAAAAGGCGTAAAAAAAGAAAAACAAGAATTCCTAGACAAACTAAAAAGATATGGACTAGTAAGCCAAGACGGAACACTCGACGACGTACTAGGACTAAAAGTAAGAGACATACTCGACAGAAGACTCCAAAGCATAGTAAACAAAAAAGGATACGCCCGAACACCAAAACAAGCACGCCAATTCATAGTACACGGCCACATAGCTTTAAACGGCCAGAGAGTAACAATACCAAGCTACCTAGTAAAAACCACAGAAGAAAACCAAATATCATACAGCCATACCTCCCCAATGAAAAACGAAGCACACCCAGAAAGAATAGAAAAAGTAGAGGAGGAACTATAA
- a CDS encoding metal-dependent transcriptional regulator translates to MVTEGVEDYLEAISKALEKNEKARTNEIALQLDVSASSVTEMLQKLDKQGYIDYEKYQGVTLTNKGKEIADDVIETHEAIRRLFLMLGVSKENAEKDACKVEHHLSDETITQLKKFVKYIEETFEGDLSTVREIKTELDKLKKQKK, encoded by the coding sequence ATGGTAACTGAAGGCGTAGAAGATTATCTAGAAGCGATTTCAAAAGCCCTAGAAAAAAATGAAAAAGCCAGGACAAACGAAATCGCCCTACAACTTGATGTAAGTGCATCAAGCGTTACAGAAATGCTTCAAAAACTAGATAAACAAGGATATATCGATTACGAAAAATACCAAGGAGTAACTCTCACAAATAAGGGAAAAGAAATAGCTGATGACGTCATCGAAACACATGAAGCAATACGCCGCCTATTTCTAATGCTTGGTGTCTCAAAAGAGAACGCTGAAAAAGACGCCTGTAAAGTTGAACACCACTTAAGTGACGAAACAATAACGCAACTCAAAAAATTTGTCAAATACATCGAAGAAACTTTCGAAGGAGACCTATCAACAGTTAGAGAAATAAAAACAGAGCTAGACAAACTTAAAAAACAAAAAAAATAG
- a CDS encoding 30S ribosomal protein S13, producing MSDSFRHIVRIKNTNIEGDRRVDYALTGIQGIGQRTAKAITKLSGVNPEKRLGTIKDEEVEKIEEAIDQLEEEAPGWFLNRTKDYKTGEDKHVIGSDLIVTHRQDLDRMKKINSYKGVRHKKGKKVRGQRTRSTGRSGTTVGVKRAELQKQKSTDED from the coding sequence ATGTCAGATAGTTTTAGACATATAGTAAGAATTAAAAATACGAACATTGAAGGAGACAGGAGGGTAGATTACGCTTTAACTGGAATCCAAGGCATAGGTCAGAGAACTGCTAAAGCAATAACCAAACTAAGCGGAGTCAACCCCGAAAAGAGATTAGGAACAATAAAAGACGAAGAAGTCGAGAAAATCGAAGAAGCAATCGACCAACTCGAAGAAGAAGCACCAGGATGGTTCCTAAATAGAACAAAAGACTACAAAACAGGAGAAGACAAACACGTAATCGGCTCCGACCTCATAGTAACACACAGACAAGACCTAGACAGAATGAAAAAAATAAACAGCTACAAAGGAGTCAGACACAAAAAAGGCAAAAAAGTCAGAGGACAGAGAACCAGATCAACAGGAAGATCAGGAACAACAGTCGGTGTCAAACGAGCAGAACTACAAAAACAAAAATCAACAGATGAGGACTAA
- a CDS encoding ubiquitin-like small modifier protein 1 encodes MVEVKLFATFQKIVDSSELEIEADNIMELLGELDNRYPMLGDRLFVDDELSDNELRDNVMVLKNGKNIEFLDKLDTELDEGDRVAIFPPIAGG; translated from the coding sequence ATGGTTGAAGTAAAACTTTTTGCTACCTTCCAAAAGATAGTGGATTCAAGTGAATTGGAGATTGAGGCTGACAACATAATGGAGTTACTAGGTGAGTTGGATAATAGATATCCTATGTTGGGAGATAGGTTGTTTGTAGATGATGAACTTAGTGATAATGAACTTAGGGATAATGTGATGGTTCTTAAAAATGGAAAGAATATCGAGTTTCTTGATAAACTTGACACAGAACTTGATGAAGGGGATAGGGTAGCTATCTTTCCACCGATAGCTGGTGGATAA
- a CDS encoding MogA/MoaB family molybdenum cofactor biosynthesis protein codes for MTKKHDKSGTFKIKVITVSDSRTLENDISGKTIQKQLEKKGHKVNREIIKDEEKQIINSLKNYNHDAYIYCGGTGISKRDVTVETLTPLFDKKLPGFGEYFRNKSFKEVGSRAMLSRATAGIKNQKPIFAVPGSKNASKLASKIITKEIGHIINHAKRP; via the coding sequence ATGACTAAAAAACACGACAAATCAGGTACATTCAAAATAAAAGTAATAACAGTAAGCGACAGCAGAACACTAGAAAACGACATTTCAGGCAAAACAATACAAAAACAACTTGAAAAAAAAGGCCACAAAGTAAACAGAGAGATCATCAAAGACGAAGAAAAACAAATAATCAACAGCCTAAAAAACTACAACCATGATGCATATATCTACTGTGGAGGGACAGGTATCTCAAAAAGAGATGTCACCGTAGAAACACTCACACCCCTATTCGACAAAAAACTACCAGGTTTCGGAGAATATTTCCGAAACAAAAGTTTCAAAGAAGTCGGAAGCCGAGCTATGCTAAGCAGAGCAACCGCAGGAATAAAAAACCAAAAACCCATATTTGCAGTACCTGGATCAAAAAACGCATCCAAACTAGCATCCAAAATAATCACAAAAGAAATAGGCCACATAATCAACCACGCAAAAAGACCTTAA
- a CDS encoding NifU family protein produces MRTKVEELIEENIRPKLQMDGGDIELVDIEDKIVKVRLTGACAGCPMSQITLKNTVEQYLKSEIPEIESVESV; encoded by the coding sequence ATGAGAACAAAAGTAGAAGAACTAATCGAAGAAAACATAAGACCAAAACTACAGATGGATGGTGGAGATATAGAACTCGTAGATATAGAGGACAAAATAGTTAAAGTAAGATTAACAGGTGCATGCGCTGGCTGTCCAATGTCCCAAATAACACTCAAAAACACAGTAGAACAATACCTAAAATCCGAAATACCCGAAATAGAATCCGTAGAATCCGTCTAA
- a CDS encoding CBS domain-containing protein, which produces MNPDVFTVNNDDTIREAALKLKSKEISGLPVVDSEDRLVGIISEADILSTLEEDVEFPRDLWLPNPFELIEIPIRTALDWKKYKKILEDKKEILVEEVMTSKVYTVSPEDEIYRAANLMSKHKINRLPVVEDGKLVGIVAREDLIDSIVNKREKELKDE; this is translated from the coding sequence ATGAATCCGGATGTATTTACAGTTAATAATGACGATACGATTAGGGAAGCTGCTTTGAAACTTAAATCCAAGGAGATCAGTGGCTTGCCTGTAGTGGATTCTGAAGACCGGCTTGTTGGAATAATAAGTGAAGCCGATATTTTAAGCACTCTTGAAGAAGATGTTGAGTTTCCTAGAGACCTATGGCTTCCGAATCCATTTGAGTTGATTGAGATTCCTATTCGAACTGCTCTTGACTGGAAAAAATATAAAAAAATATTGGAAGATAAGAAGGAGATTTTAGTTGAAGAGGTTATGACCTCGAAGGTATACACGGTGTCTCCAGAAGACGAGATATATCGAGCTGCTAACCTGATGTCTAAACATAAAATCAATAGACTCCCAGTTGTTGAAGACGGAAAACTGGTTGGTATCGTTGCAAGAGAAGACCTAATCGATTCTATAGTGAATAAACGTGAGAAGGAGTTAAAGGATGAGTGA